GCTGAGGGCTGTGGGTCCCTGggctgtgtgtgtctgagtggcTTTATGGTTTTGGGCAGTCACTCTGCCTCTCTGGATCAAAAGCTTTGTCGACAAATGGCTTCACCTCCACCTTGTCCAGCTCCAGGGTCTCTGGCCTGTGCAACCTCAGTGGCCCTTGCTGCGGTGTGGCAGTGGTCGGGGGCGGTGGACACGCGCTTTTGCAGGATAGGAGGAGCCCTGCCATTCAGGGTGGTAGTTTATCTTCCATGTCAGGACAAGGCGTGGAGTCCTTGGAGTCTCGCTGCCCGGTTTCTGTCCTACCTCAGGCTTCTTAAAGCAGCTGCCATGGTCGAGCTGCTGTCCCATCTCCAGGTCAGGGCCCTGAGGCTGTGGTGAAACGAGCAGACCTGCCCCCCTTCCTGAATGGCTGGGCCCTTGGCTGACTCCATCCCCGTGTCTGCCGGCACACTTGGGTCCCAGCTGGTTCACACCCGCTGTGGCTAGACTTCCCTGATTGAGGCCCTTCCTAGGCTGTGCTTGGCCCATGCTGAGTGCCAAGGCCACTGGCATGGTGCCGCCCTCTGTACCAGGCTTTCATGACGAGTACGGAAGCTGGCTCCCGTTAGTGCTGTGGCTGCTCAGATGAACCTGAGCTGTTACAGCACATGTGAATAATTTGTACTGCGTGTCCTCTGGCCCAGCAGTTTGCTGCCTGGGGGTCCTTCATCGAAGTGTTATAAAGGACttatggtggtccagtggatgagaacctgcctgccagtgcagaggacatgggctccatccctgatCCGGAAGGATCCCATAGGCTGCAGGACAGCTAAGCCCTTGCGCCACACCTATCGGAGCCCGCGTGCTGTAGGGCCCtcgagccacaactgctgaagcctgcgggCCTAGCgcccgtgctcctcaacaagagaagccaccacgatgagaagctcgtgcactgcatctagagaggagcccccctctctgcagctagagaaagcccacacagtgacaaagacccagcgtagccaaaaacaaaacctgaaaaacaaacaaacaaaaaaaagaggtgTTATAAAGACCTGTGTGTGAGGACGTTCATTGCAACATTCACTgcagtcataaaaaaaaatgtggaaacgTCATTGTCCCGCCCAAGTTACGGACGTCCAGTCAGCAGGATGCCGACGGCACGGCCACGGTTCATGCAGATGTTGGAAGGCAGGTCTAGACCAGTGTTGTCCCTGAGTAGGGCCTCTCCTGTGGGATGTTGGGCCATGTCTGGAGACACTGTGGCTGACACCCCCAGGTGGCAGGGGAAGCTCTTGCCCTGTCCTGGGTGGGAGAGTGCTGAGTGCCCCACAGTGCCCAGGATGCCCGAGGTGGCAGTGGTGTTGAGGTTGAGAGACCCTGGTGTGGCTGGGTACATTGAGCAGCTTTATTGAGAAAGGATCTACATGCAGAGTTTTACTTGGATCGAGTGTGCCAAGTCAGTGATTTTTTAGTACATTAAATAAGGAGAGTTTTGCAGTCATTTTTAGAGCATTTCCAGAAAAGTGCTCATGCCTGTGTGCACTCAGTCCCCACTACCACCCTCAGCCGCTGGCACCATCGATCTGCTCTCTGACTGTTGACTGGCCTTTTCTGGACTTTTCCACAGGTGGAGTCAGGATAGGGCCTCTGGCTCCTTCTCTGGGCGTGGTGCCTTCGAGGTTCCTCGGTGCGGCCTGGGGCAGCGGCTCCTGCCTGTGTGCTTTATCTCCTGCAAGGATCTGCCCACCCCCCGGCAGCTGTTTGGCTGTTTCCCTCTTGGGCCGTTGTGACGGTGCAGCTGTGAACTTCGGGTCTAAGTGTGCAGACAGGTGTCCCGTCCCCTGGGCTGAGTGCCCAGGAGTAGACTTGCGGAGCCACGGTTTCACGTTCCCACCTGAGTGCTGAGTgttcacttcttcacttcctcACCCTCTCTGTGCTGTCTGATGCCAGCTGTCCTGGTGTATGTGAGGTGGGTCTCAGTGTGGGTTTGGTCTGCGTTGCCCTGGTGACCGaggctgttgagcatctttacatggaCTAAAGAGCCATTCAGATGTCTTTCTTGGTGAACTTAGAAAGTTTTGCCCAGttttaattgggttgtcttttaTTTAGTcctaagaattctttatatattttggatgcaagtcctttatcagatgtgtaattttcagatatttttcctagtctgcatattttctttccattttttaattttttaggccatgctgtgtggcatatgggatttgggatcttagctccccaaccaagggtcaaacctgtgccccctgcattgggagtcttaaccactggaccaccagggaagtcccttcttttCAATTTCTTAAGAGAGTCTTTTGAAACTCAAAGGTTTTTATTGCTGATAAAGTGcagtttcatggggtcgcacacgactgagggGCTGATCTGAACTGAAAGTGCAGTTTagcagtttttctgtgtataaattatgcttttggtgtcatatatcCAAGATAACAAAGATTTTCTCTCATGTTTTCctttagaagttttatatttaaagtatttaaatttagattttggGGCCTGTTTTGGATAATTTGGGGGTATAGCATTGGGTAGGGGGCAGCTTCATATCTTTTGCATGTGACTGTCCCTTTGTCAgaaaaggtgatggcaccccactccagtactcttgcctggaaaatcccatagacggaggagcctggtgggctgcaatccatggggtcgctgagggtcggacacgactgagcgacttcactttcacgtttcactttcctgcattggagaaggaaatggcaacccactccagtgttcttgcctggagaatcccaggacgggggagcctggtgggctcctgtctatggggtcgcacagagtcggacacgactgacgcgacttagcagcagcagcagtccctttGTCttgcaccatttgttgaaaagaaaatctttcctgTATTGAATCActttggacctttgtcagaatgAGTTGACCCTTGGTGTGAAGGTTCTGAATTCTGTCCTGTTGACCTGTGTCTAACCCTCCGTGAGTGCCGCACATTCTCCGTCACTGCAGTTTGATAGTATGTTTGGAACTTGGGCAGTGTTCTGTTCTCCCTTTTCAAGGTGTTTTACCTGTTCTGGGCCCCTTGTGTTTCCACTGGAAGCTGGGGATCCGCTTGTCAGCTACTGTGAAGAAGCCGTTGGGATTTGATCGGGATCGTGCTCAGTCTTTAGATCAGTTGGAGGCGTGTTGACTGTTTAACCATCTTGAGTGCTCCAGTCCACGCACGTGGAATGTCTCTCCACTTATTCAGGTCTTAAAAAACTCCTCTCGGTGGTGCCATGATACTTGTTAACGAAGTGACCCCGTTTTGTGGGTGAAGGTGCGAGTGGATGCGTGTGGAGGGAATCCCGGAGGGTAAGCAGACTCGGCAGTGGCCGCCTCAGGTGGGTCAGGAAGGGGAGCATTTGCATTTATTCTCTATGCTGCTGTGTTTGCGTGTTTTCTAACATACCTGTTTTCTCTAGAGTCAGAGTTTACATTGTCGATGCTGTTGTCCATGTCATCATTCGCTATGACGTTCTTGTAATTGATGGACTTATTTTGTGAGCTTTAAATATAGTTCAAATCTATTTGATGTAAAGTTTTCAGAAATTTCTGTTACAGGCAAAAGTTAGGGGATAACTGTAGGCTACCTTTAGAGAGAtttaatcatgaaaataattCTGTGGAAGGAAACTGTATTTGTTACTGCCGTGCTTTCCTGAAATGGAAGcctggtgcttttctttctcagagtGACCAGCACTGGTTCTCTACGTCAGGACCTGGGGTGCTGAGAACATGACAGAGGCTCGCGGCTGTCTGGGCCCGTCCCAGAGACAGTGCTGAGGAGGGCTGGTCCCAGGTGGCTGTAGACACTCAGTCCAGctaagaccaccaggctcccactGGCCCCCAGGACAACAGCTCCCTGTGGCCTGTCCTGTCTGTCCCACAGATGTAAGTCCTGTCAGCAGGACCTTCCTGGCAGCTTCTGCAGCCCCGTTGCTGGCTAGGTGGCCCTCATGCAGCAAGCGTGCCTTCAGTGACTTGGGGGTCTTGAAGCACAGCAGGGCACCCCAGAGCTGGAGTCCTGGCTCCTGGGGGCTGTGTATGCAGCCCAtgtgggcaggggaggcaggggcttTGGCATGAAGCTTTGACTGAGAGCAGAGCCCCTGATCTGGCACCCCTTGCAGCTGCCCGCCTGCCCGCCAGCTGGGTGCTCCCTGTGGTTCTGCAGTGTGTGGGCAAGGGCGGTGTGCTCCCCTGACTGAGAGTGTCAGTGAAGCCGTGTGCCCTTCTTTTTTATGCTTTCATATgctttttttatgctttttatgGTCCTGGCTTTGGAGAGTAATTGTTCCTAGGTGATCCAGTTCAAGGGCGTGCTAGTGAATGGGTTTACAGTCTGTCCATTACTTCAAGCCTTGTGTGTACATTTGAGACATCTTGTCTGTGTGCTGTGACAAACTTGAAAAAGAGAACAGCATGAACACAGCTTCTTCCACACCTGCTGCAGCTGGAGTGACGGGCAGGCTGCGGTCCTGGAACATGCCTGGCGGGCAGATGGCTCACCGAGCCCAGACACACCCAGGTTCCACAGTGGAGTGCCCTGGCCTCCCCATCGCCTTCGGAATGCAGCCGTGGGCTTCGTGCGTTATCTCTTGTGTTACAGTTTTAGAGATGAGAAGCAAAGCACAGTTCTTCACTTAAGGGTGATGTTGGAAGATTAACCCCGGGTGTCTCCAGTGTTTATTGGCTCTACAAGTGACCGCAACCACTGTCCTACAAGAGGACCGAGCCTTGCTGGGCCTGGTTGGGCGGGGACGTAGGTGCTGTGCTCACGGTGCCGGCCCCAGCCTCTCGCTCCCCTATAGCCGGGAGAGCAGAGTGGACTGCTGCTTTTTCAGAGGAGACCAAGGCCATTCTGCTCTGCTCTGAATGCTGGtctcagaaaggaaataaaatacatctCTCAGAGCTCTGCAGTAATTGAGGCCATCATTTTAGTCAATTACAGTAGAAAATAACTCATAGGCTTTGAAGAGTTTGTTTGCCTCAGATAAATATGGTTTTGAGGTGAGGCCCTCTTTAGTGGAAGAGGAGCAAGGCTGTCCTAAAGTGTGGCGAGAAAGCTGTCCAAAAACAACACTAATTATGTCTCCCATCTAAGTTCAGGAATTTACTCGATAGCATTTTCCGTGAAGTCAGCTGGCGTGCCACCACTCATGTGGGCACACCCGCGTGCTGGGCCAAGGCACTGGGTGTCCTGGAAGAGAGGAAGCCCCCATTTCAACCAGTAGCGAGCCAGAGTATTTGAAAGTAGCTTTGATATTTCAGATGTGGGAGCACTTTAGGAAATGTTTGATCTTGCTTCTGAAGCTGTGGACGACACagtgggttttgttttattttaaagaaagcccTGTTATGAGAAACAAAGACCTGTTATCAAAGTCTTGAGCAAATACTAGTTGGCTCAGTCCAAAAACACGACCTACCTAGACATTCTTTTCTGTTCTGGCTCAGAGCTGCCAGGGACAGTGAGGCGCTGCGAGCCTTCCTGGCATGCCCGTGGCCTGCTCTGCAGGCTCCTGGGTCAGCAGCCTGGGCTGTGCTCTGCGCCGCACCCCGTCAGCCACCTGATCTGGGACCCGGCCCGAGGTGGGGGGACCCTAGCCTTCTTGGCACCTCCCCTGGGAGGATGCGTGGGGAGCCCCGCAGTGGTGTTCATCCTCTGCTGGAGAAGTGGGCAGGGTGCAGACCCCTTCAGAGGGGAAGGCTTGGGACAGCTGTCGGGGAGCCCCCCACACTCGCCCCCTGTGTGGCCGTCCTGTCCCAGACTCTGGTACCGCTGTCTTGGACACTCATGCACCACACTGACCAGCTTTTCCCTCTGGTCTCCCCCAGAGTAGCAGGGACACAGTTTTCAGAATCCACGTGTGTGTCTTCCGTTGAGAAAAAATGGCTCCACCAAACCCTTGTTGCCTTGATCTCGTTTTGACCATTTCCACCTGCACCCCCAACAGTGGCACAGTGCCAGCTCTGCTGCGCTGGGCGCCTTCACCAGGGAGAAGTCAGGTGTCTGCACAGGGAACCTCTGCTGTGGCACAGGCTCTCTGTCCCCTGCTGTCTTCGGGGCTCGGGGGTTACATTGGCCTCAGGCCCTCTCCGCTCCTGTGAAGAGAACAGGATCCCTTCTCCTTGTTGGACTGACTGCTCTTCCCAAAGTGTTGCCCTGTGTCAACGTGTGTAGCTGTTATTCGTCAGTTCTGCCTCCTTATAAACGTTTGCTTAGGAAAGCTGGTCTAAGTGTCGGGCCTGTTTTATGAGACATTTGTATCTGTGAGGGGAGGAGGTTCCCCCCGTCACACTGTGAGCAGGGTGGCTCGCCGCTCTCTCTGCTGGCCTTGCATCTTGTCTATTGTTCAgaatagtgtttttaaaatttgacaggACTTTGAAAGTGGTTTGGCCCGTTTCTGCCATTTTCCGCACGAGGAGGACGTGAACCCAGGCAGGCAGGCGCGTGCCTGGTGACAGCGAGGACTCGGGTGACTTTCGGCCCAGAATGTGGAGCGAGCCCAGGCCTGCAGGTCAGGGCTCGCGGCTCACACACGTGCGCTCGAGCCTCATCAGTCAGCCATCCCTGTGTGCTCTGGGTCTGCCCCTTGGAGGTTACAGAGTCACTTCTCAGGCACTTTCAAAAGCTACAACTAGCCTTCGAGATACCAGCTGGTGGCCGCTTGTTCGTTCAGTACAGTGGAGCCTGCTCTAACACGTGCCTTGGTGCGTGTACGGGATCCTGGGCGCCCGCATGCCGGCTCCGGCTCTCTTCTCTGATCCCGTTCCTCTGGCAGGCGCTGCGGCCTCACTCTCACCCTTGCTAATGTGAAACTCTGCCTGGCCCGCCCTTCATGGTTTAAGCCGGATTGGAAGGAGACAGCGACACAGTGCTTCCCATCCAGAGGCAATTCATCATGTTATTTAGATCATCTTTTCACCTGCATTTATTTGTAAAGCAGTAGAAGTATCTTGTACTTATGTctatggcactccactccagtactcttgcctgggaaatcccatggatggaggagcctggtaggctgcaatccatggggtcgagaagagtcggacacgactgagcgacttcactttcacttttcactttcatgcattggagaaggaaatggcaaccactccagtgttcttgcctggagaatcccagggacaggggagcctggtgggctgccgtctatggggtcacacagagtcggacacgactgaagcgacttagcagcaatagcagcagtacTTATGTCTAAAACATGATAGACTTTGAAGAAAATCtacctgtttctgtttttcttttatatcttccAGGGGCCCAGAAGACACCTGTTTTGAGTTTGGGGTGTTTCCTGCCATCCTGAGTTTCCCACTTGATTACCCGTTAAGTCCCCCAAAGATGAGATTTACCTGCGAGATGTTTCACCCCAACAGTAAGTGCTCCTGAAGGAGTGTGCTGGCCCAGGGGCGCCTGGAGGTGCGCATAGGCAGGCGTGCGTCGCGTGCTGCGGTTCTGCCGTGTGTGTGGAATTTCCCATAATACACCGTTAGACAGTCACTGTGGTCAGTAGCGGCAACTGAAGAAGTCAGCAAGTTCAAGGTGGTTAACAGTAAAATGCAACTGTGAAGACGATTGTGcgtaattaaaaataagattacaTTGAAGataaatacattctttaaaatgaCACCTGTGAGGTAGTTTAAAGACATATGTGGCCAATAAAGTTGTTGAGTTATGGGAGTGCTAATAGTCTGATAATATTATATTTGATGTTCAGATAATCAGTACGGTTTTAAAATTTAGCCTTACAGGGAGTGAGTATGTGTGCCACTTTTATTTTGTTAGTTGTTTTTGAGAGAACTGTGTGACAGCATCATGAAGGTTGGTCAGTCCATAAACACTGAGGCAGATTCGCCGTGGGTTGCTGGGGTGCCACAGTGAGCAAATAGTCAGAGGTAGGGGCTTGACGGTCAGGAGCTCCCATCTGAGGGCAGCGATGGGCGCTGATCACGGGGTTGTACAGATGAGAAGCCCCATGGGGGCCAGGAGGGCACCTGCGATGGGGGTGTAGAGCCCCCCTCTTGTGGGAGGAGCAGCAGGGGTGGCCAGGGTctgtgtggggcagggaggggatctGGCCTGTACAGAGGCCCCGTGTTGGGGGTGCAGGGGCAAACCAGGGCGGGCCTCTCAGTCAGCATTAAGGATTCTGATGTTTGTCTGAGGAGCAGTGGAGGTCCCTGATAGGCTGGGAGAGGGTGTGAGGGGGTGGAGAGGCCGGCATGACCAGCGTGGTCTCAGAAGGGCCACGGTGTGCAGTGCAGAGGGCAGAGTGAGTGCACAGGCTGGGGCTTTGCCGTGGCTGGAGGAGAGAGACTGTCAGCCTGGCACCAGCGGTGGGTGCTGGTGACGAAGccctgtgggtgggggtgggcccctgggtgggggggggtgggttTTAGGAGGTCACAGTAATGGCtgcagtggggtggggcagggacacAGCTACTTCCTGATGCTTCTGGGGCAGCAGTGCCGTCACATGGTCCTACCACTTCCATGAGGAAGTGACGCTGAAGTTGAAAACTGGACATGTCCTCTCTGTCCGTGGCAGGGAGAGCTGTTCAAAGTGTCCTGGCTGCTGCCTGGGTCCTGTGTGTGTGGACCTCAGACGGACATCCCAGTGTCCAGGACAGATGGCACGTGGTCTTCTAACCCTTCAGTGAGAGCGCAGCAGCCGCTGGAGCTGGATGTTGGGGTGCAGGGGCGAGGTGTGGAGGAAAGGCTGTTTAGAGCTGCTCCCTCTGCTAGAGGGTGACAAGATGGTGGAGGTGAAGTCAGCCAGTTTATTTAAAACTGCCTGTTACTGTTACCACTTAGCAGCCTTACAGGCTGACGAGTGATCCCTGGGTATCTGAGCCTGTACCGATTCACCTGAGAGCTGTGAAAGGGAAGTGGCAGGTGCATCCCGAGGGTCTGGTTAGGGGTGCTGTTGATGGAAGATGGGTTTCAATTCAAGCACAGCTGATTTCCAGAGAATTCAGGCGGTCATTTTCTGTTAGAATAAGTTACCAGGAGAAATCTCAGTACCTATGTTTTTCTGGATAGTTAAGTAATTCCTGTAGCTTTTATCCTAGTCACAGGAACCTGTGTTTTACACAGTCCACTTCAGGGGCTTAATGGCAGAATGAGGAGTATCTGAGAAGCTCATAATGAGAGTGTTGTGAAGATCCTAACTACATGAGACACGTGGGCAGAATATCTGACGACCAAATGGCCTTTCATTTATTCCCTTGGATGTAATACCTGTAAAATCCGTATGAAAATGGGGCCACCCCACGGGGACTAGGGCTGTGCAGGCTGGCCCAGCACCGTGTTCGTGATTGAGCGGTGCCCTGGAGGCCTGCTGGGCCTGTGGGCAGTGTGTGGATGTTAGTGTGGTATCCAGGCCACGGTTGTGTCGGGGTGCAGACAGCTCCCCTCAGTGGCCACTGCTCACACCTCTTCTCCGTGGTCCGACCGGGTGCCCAGTCACCAGCGTTCCCTTGGCTAACCGTGTGTGTCCTGCCCTGCAGTCTACCCAGATGGCAGAGTCTGCATCTCCATCCTGCACGCTCCTGGcgacgaccccatgggctacgaGAGCAGCGCCGAGCGCTGGAGCCCCGTGCAGAGCGTGGAGAAGATCCTCCTGTCGGTGGTGAGCATGCTGGCAGGTAACACCGCCCCGCCGCCCCAGGACAGAAGCAGTTCTGGTCCAGAGAAGAGACTTGACACTGGGGCCTGCTTCTCTTTCTTCACTAACCCTTGTCTTGCAGCTCGCTGGTCCTTCCTgagtggtggtgttcagtcgctcagtcttgtccgactctttccgaccccatggactacagcacgccaggctgccctgtccatcaccagctcccggagcttgctcaaactcatgtttattgagtctatgatgccatcctaccatctcatcctctgtcgtccccttctcctgccttcaacctttcccagcatcagggtcttttctaatgtgtcaactctttgcatcaggtggccaaagtattggggcttcagcttcagcattaatccttctaatgtatattcaggattgatttcctttaggattgactggtttcatctccttgcagtccaggggactctcaagagtcttctccaacaccacagctcaaaagcatcaatttcttcggcattcagccttctttatggtccaactctcatatccatacatgagtactggaaaaaccatagctttgactatacggacctttgctggcaatgtaatgtctctactttttaatacactgtctaggtttgtcatagcttttcatccaaggagcaggtgtcttttaatttcatggatgcagtcaccatctgcagtgattttggagcccaagaaaataaagtctgtcactgtttccaatttttcctcaactatttgccatgaagtgatggggccagatgccatgatcttagtttttttaatgttcagttttaagccagctttttcattctcctcttacactttcatcaagaggctctttagtttttcttcgctttctgccataagggtggtgtcatctgcatatctgagattattgatatttttcctggcagtcttgattccagcttgtgcttcatcaagcctggcattttgtatgatatattctgcatataagttaaataagcagggtgacaatatatagccttgatgtactcctttcccaatttggaaccagtctgttgtttcatgtccggttctaagtgttgcttcttaacctgcagagaagtttctcaggaggcaagtaaggtggtctggtattcccatctctttcaaaattttccagtttgttgtgatccatacaattaaaggctttagcatagtcagtgaagtttttctagaattctcttgctttttctatgatccagtggatattggcaatttgatctctggttcctctgctctttctaaatccagcttgaacatctggaagttcttggttcatgtactgttgaagcctggcttggagaattttgagcattactttgttagcatgtgaaatgagtgcagttgtgcagtagtttgaacattctttggctttgtccttctttgggattggaatgaaaactaatcttttccagtcccgtggccactgctgagttttccatatttgcaggcatattgagcaCAACATTCCagtacctccactagctttgttcatag
The sequence above is a segment of the Bos mutus isolate GX-2022 chromosome 1, NWIPB_WYAK_1.1, whole genome shotgun sequence genome. Coding sequences within it:
- the UBE2G2 gene encoding ubiquitin-conjugating enzyme E2 G2 isoform X2 codes for the protein MAGTALKRLMAEYKQLTLNPPEGIVAGPMNEENFFEWEALIMGPEDTCFEFGVFPAILSFPLDYPLSPPKMRFTCEMFHPNIYPDGRVCISILHAPGDDPMGYESSAERWSPVQSVEKILLSVVSMLAEPNDESGANVDASKMWRDDREQFYKVAKQIVQKSLGL